A part of Antechinus flavipes isolate AdamAnt ecotype Samford, QLD, Australia chromosome 6, AdamAnt_v2, whole genome shotgun sequence genomic DNA contains:
- the PHLDA2 gene encoding pleckstrin homology-like domain family A member 2: MKVPGAVLREGELEKRSDSLFQLWKKKLVVLSTDRLSLFPDGPAAARRGARPKELSFHSILKVDCVERTAKHVYFTIVTRDRKEIDFRCPDESCWNASITMALIDFQNQRAIEDFRSRQELEREREREQAGPPERRLARAP, translated from the coding sequence ATGAAGGTCCCGGGCGCCGTGCTCCGTGAGGGCGAGCTGGAGAAGCGCAGCGACAGCCTGTTCCAGCTCTGGAAGAAGAAGCTGGTGGTGCTGAGCACCGACCGCCTGAGCCTGTTCCCCGACGGCCCGGCGGCGGCCCGCAGGGGCGCGCGCCCCAAGGAGCTGAGCTTCCACTCCATCCTCAAGGTGGACTGCGTGGAGCGCACGGCCAAGCACGTCTATTTTACCATAGTCACCAGGGACCGCAAAGAGATCGACTTCCGCTGCCCCGACGAAAGCTGCTGGAACGCCTCCATCACCATGGCGCTCATCGACTTCCAGAACCAGCGTGCCATCGAGGATTTCAGGAGCCGGCAAGAACTGGAGCGGGAGCGGGAACGGGAGCAAGCGGGGCCACCCGAGCGCCGGCTGGCCCGCGCGCCCTGA